A region of Polyodon spathula isolate WHYD16114869_AA chromosome 4, ASM1765450v1, whole genome shotgun sequence DNA encodes the following proteins:
- the LOC121314247 gene encoding retinol dehydrogenase 12-like isoform X3, with protein MSAIRNFFCRPWSSDARLDGKTVIITGANTGIGKETALDLARRGARIIMACRDMEKAEGAQKEIIAESGNENIIVKKLDLSGTKTIKEFAEQINKEESQVNILINNAGIMMCPYSKTKDGFEMQFGVNHLGHFLLVHLLIDLIKKSPPARIVNVSSVAHSWGTMNFEDINSEKSYDSVKAYGQSKLANILFTRELAQRLEGTGVTTYALHPGIVNTELGRHLNSAMKIVMQVIRPFTKSSIKGAQTSIYCAVEPGLERETGGYYSDCAPASSSRNATDVEVLHV; from the exons ATGAGTGCTATAAG AAACTTCTTCTGTCGTCCGTGGTCTTCTGATGCCAGGCTTGATGGAAAGACTGTGATAATAACTGGTGCCAACACTGGCATTGGTAAAGAGACTGCCCTGGATTTAGCCAGGAGAG GGGCAAGAATTATTATGGCCTGCAGAGACATGGAAAAAGCTGAAGGTGCACAAAAAGAGATCATTGCAGAGTCTGGAAATGAAAACATAATTGTAAAGAAACTGGACCTGTCTGGCACCAAGACGATCAAGGAATTTGCAGAACAAATTAACAAAG aagagAGTCAAGTTAACATTCTCATTAATAACGCTGGGATCATGATGTGTCCGTACTCCAAGACAAAGGATGGCTTTGAGATGCAGTTTGGTGTCAACCACTTAG GACACTTTTTGCTCGTCCACTTGCTGATTGATCTGATAAAGAAATCGCCTCCAGCCAGAATCGTTAACGTTTCTTCGGTTGCACACAGCTGGGGAACCATGAACTTTGAAGACATTAACAGTGAAAAGAGCTACGATTCAGTGAAAGCCTATGGACAGAGCAAACTGGCAAACATTCTCTTTACACGTGAGCTGGCACAAAGGCTGGAAG GAACGGGTGTGACGACATATGCCTTGCACCCTGGGATTGTAAATACGGAGCTAGGAAGGCACCTAAACAGCGCTATGAAGATTGTAATGCAAGTAATCCGACCTTTCACCAAGTCATCAATAAAAGGCGCTCAGACCTCAATCTACTGTGCAGTAGAACCAGGGCTGGAAAGGGAAACTGGAGGATATTACAG TGATTGTGCCCCTGCATCTAGCTCAAGAAATGCTACAGATGTTGAG GTGCTGCATGTCTGA
- the LOC121314247 gene encoding retinol dehydrogenase 12-like isoform X2 has protein sequence MSAIRNFFCRPWSSDARLDGKTVIITGANTGIGKETALDLARRGARIIMACRDMEKAEGAQKEIIAESGNENIIVKKLDLSGTKTIKEFAEQINKESQVNILINNAGIMMCPYSKTKDGFEMQFGVNHLGHFLLVHLLIDLIKKSPPARIVNVSSVAHSWGTMNFEDINSEKSYDSVKAYGQSKLANILFTRELAQRLEGTGVTTYALHPGIVNTELGRHLNSAMKIVMQVIRPFTKSSIKGAQTSIYCAVEPGLERETGGYYSDCAPASSSRNATDVEVGKKLWAVSSQMLGITWD, from the exons ATGAGTGCTATAAG AAACTTCTTCTGTCGTCCGTGGTCTTCTGATGCCAGGCTTGATGGAAAGACTGTGATAATAACTGGTGCCAACACTGGCATTGGTAAAGAGACTGCCCTGGATTTAGCCAGGAGAG GGGCAAGAATTATTATGGCCTGCAGAGACATGGAAAAAGCTGAAGGTGCACAAAAAGAGATCATTGCAGAGTCTGGAAATGAAAACATAATTGTAAAGAAACTGGACCTGTCTGGCACCAAGACGATCAAGGAATTTGCAGAACAAATTAACAAAG agAGTCAAGTTAACATTCTCATTAATAACGCTGGGATCATGATGTGTCCGTACTCCAAGACAAAGGATGGCTTTGAGATGCAGTTTGGTGTCAACCACTTAG GACACTTTTTGCTCGTCCACTTGCTGATTGATCTGATAAAGAAATCGCCTCCAGCCAGAATCGTTAACGTTTCTTCGGTTGCACACAGCTGGGGAACCATGAACTTTGAAGACATTAACAGTGAAAAGAGCTACGATTCAGTGAAAGCCTATGGACAGAGCAAACTGGCAAACATTCTCTTTACACGTGAGCTGGCACAAAGGCTGGAAG GAACGGGTGTGACGACATATGCCTTGCACCCTGGGATTGTAAATACGGAGCTAGGAAGGCACCTAAACAGCGCTATGAAGATTGTAATGCAAGTAATCCGACCTTTCACCAAGTCATCAATAAAAGGCGCTCAGACCTCAATCTACTGTGCAGTAGAACCAGGGCTGGAAAGGGAAACTGGAGGATATTACAG TGATTGTGCCCCTGCATCTAGCTCAAGAAATGCTACAGATGTTGAGGTAGGTAAGAAACTCTGGGCCGTCAGCTCTCAAATGCTAGGAATAACGTGGGACTGA
- the LOC121314247 gene encoding retinol dehydrogenase 12-like isoform X1, giving the protein MSAIRNFFCRPWSSDARLDGKTVIITGANTGIGKETALDLARRGARIIMACRDMEKAEGAQKEIIAESGNENIIVKKLDLSGTKTIKEFAEQINKEESQVNILINNAGIMMCPYSKTKDGFEMQFGVNHLGHFLLVHLLIDLIKKSPPARIVNVSSVAHSWGTMNFEDINSEKSYDSVKAYGQSKLANILFTRELAQRLEGTGVTTYALHPGIVNTELGRHLNSAMKIVMQVIRPFTKSSIKGAQTSIYCAVEPGLERETGGYYSDCAPASSSRNATDVEVGKKLWAVSSQMLGITWD; this is encoded by the exons ATGAGTGCTATAAG AAACTTCTTCTGTCGTCCGTGGTCTTCTGATGCCAGGCTTGATGGAAAGACTGTGATAATAACTGGTGCCAACACTGGCATTGGTAAAGAGACTGCCCTGGATTTAGCCAGGAGAG GGGCAAGAATTATTATGGCCTGCAGAGACATGGAAAAAGCTGAAGGTGCACAAAAAGAGATCATTGCAGAGTCTGGAAATGAAAACATAATTGTAAAGAAACTGGACCTGTCTGGCACCAAGACGATCAAGGAATTTGCAGAACAAATTAACAAAG aagagAGTCAAGTTAACATTCTCATTAATAACGCTGGGATCATGATGTGTCCGTACTCCAAGACAAAGGATGGCTTTGAGATGCAGTTTGGTGTCAACCACTTAG GACACTTTTTGCTCGTCCACTTGCTGATTGATCTGATAAAGAAATCGCCTCCAGCCAGAATCGTTAACGTTTCTTCGGTTGCACACAGCTGGGGAACCATGAACTTTGAAGACATTAACAGTGAAAAGAGCTACGATTCAGTGAAAGCCTATGGACAGAGCAAACTGGCAAACATTCTCTTTACACGTGAGCTGGCACAAAGGCTGGAAG GAACGGGTGTGACGACATATGCCTTGCACCCTGGGATTGTAAATACGGAGCTAGGAAGGCACCTAAACAGCGCTATGAAGATTGTAATGCAAGTAATCCGACCTTTCACCAAGTCATCAATAAAAGGCGCTCAGACCTCAATCTACTGTGCAGTAGAACCAGGGCTGGAAAGGGAAACTGGAGGATATTACAG TGATTGTGCCCCTGCATCTAGCTCAAGAAATGCTACAGATGTTGAGGTAGGTAAGAAACTCTGGGCCGTCAGCTCTCAAATGCTAGGAATAACGTGGGACTGA